One genomic window of Luteitalea pratensis includes the following:
- a CDS encoding ribonuclease HII, with protein MAGVDEVGRGCLAGPVTAAAVVLDPNRPIAGLRDSKLLTPDARVRLHDRIVRRAVAWRVVSRSVADIDTLNIHRASLAAMLDAVLGLVPAADYVLADGFAIPGLSLPHQGLVKGDQRCACIAAASIIAKVTRDRLMVAMDQEDPRYGYARHKGYATAEHLAAIRQHGLSDAHRRSFRRATLFDLLIDDDDIGC; from the coding sequence GTGGCCGGCGTCGATGAAGTCGGGCGGGGCTGTCTTGCCGGTCCCGTGACGGCCGCCGCCGTCGTGCTCGACCCAAACAGGCCAATTGCCGGCCTGCGTGACTCCAAGCTCCTCACGCCCGACGCCCGCGTCCGCCTGCACGACCGCATCGTGCGCCGCGCGGTCGCCTGGCGCGTCGTCTCGCGATCGGTTGCCGACATCGACACCCTCAACATCCACAGGGCCTCCCTGGCCGCCATGCTGGATGCGGTGTTGGGATTGGTCCCTGCCGCCGATTACGTCCTTGCGGACGGTTTTGCCATCCCCGGCCTCTCGTTGCCCCACCAGGGCCTCGTGAAAGGCGACCAGCGGTGCGCCTGCATCGCGGCCGCCTCGATCATCGCCAAGGTGACCCGGGATCGGCTGATGGTGGCGATGGACCAGGAGGATCCGCGGTACGGCTATGCCCGGCACAAGGGCTACGCCACCGCCGAGCACCTGGCCGCCATCCGGCAGCATGGGTTGAGCGACGCGCACCGGCGCAGCTTCCGCCGCGCGACCCTGTTCGACCTCCTGATCGACGACGACGATATCGGTTGCTGA
- the rplS gene encoding 50S ribosomal protein L19: MTPIETIEAAQLTQRPAVKSGDTVRVHVKVREGDKERIQVFEGLIIGMHRGSTRASITVRKVSFGQGVERIFPLHSPVIDKIEVIRTAKVRRAKLYFLRALRGKAARMKEATRKVTPQA, encoded by the coding sequence ATGACCCCGATCGAGACCATCGAAGCCGCGCAGCTCACCCAGCGCCCCGCCGTCAAGTCCGGCGACACCGTCCGCGTTCACGTCAAGGTGCGTGAGGGCGACAAGGAGCGCATCCAGGTGTTCGAGGGCCTCATCATCGGCATGCACCGCGGCAGCACGCGCGCGTCCATCACCGTTCGCAAGGTCTCGTTCGGCCAGGGCGTGGAGCGCATCTTCCCGCTGCACTCGCCGGTCATCGACAAGATCGAGGTCATCCGCACGGCGAAGGTTCGCCGCGCCAAGCTCTACTTCCTGCGCGCCCTCCGCGGCAAGGCGGCTCGCATGAAGGAAGCGACCCGCAAGGTCACCCCGCAGGCCTAG
- the trmD gene encoding tRNA (guanosine(37)-N1)-methyltransferase TrmD: protein MRIDIVTIFPAMVRAGLQEGILGRAVGNGLIDLQVHDLRDFTTDRHKVVDDTPFGGGPGMVLKAEPMFRAVEHVRDTRGTPDAVLLPSPQGRRFTQAVAGEYSRRAHLVLLCGRYEGVDERVSTALVTEEVSIGDFVLSGGELPALVIVDAVARLVPGVVGDAESVVRDSFTRGLLDHPHYTRPASLRGLDVPAVLLSGHHGEIDRWRRQQALRRTYERRPDLLADEALTDEERQWLAAWTAGERNGAQS, encoded by the coding sequence GTGCGCATCGACATCGTGACCATCTTCCCCGCCATGGTGCGGGCCGGCCTCCAGGAGGGGATCCTGGGGCGGGCGGTGGGCAACGGACTGATTGACCTGCAGGTACACGACCTGCGGGACTTCACGACCGACCGGCACAAGGTCGTGGACGACACGCCGTTTGGCGGCGGGCCCGGCATGGTGCTGAAGGCCGAGCCGATGTTCCGGGCGGTGGAGCATGTCCGGGACACGCGGGGGACGCCGGATGCGGTGTTGTTGCCGTCGCCCCAGGGGCGGCGCTTCACGCAGGCGGTGGCGGGGGAATACAGCCGCCGCGCGCACCTGGTGCTGCTGTGTGGGCGGTACGAGGGGGTGGACGAGCGGGTGAGCACGGCCCTGGTCACCGAGGAGGTGTCCATCGGTGACTTCGTGCTCTCGGGTGGGGAACTCCCCGCGCTCGTGATCGTGGATGCCGTGGCCCGTCTGGTGCCCGGCGTCGTTGGAGATGCGGAGTCGGTGGTTCGTGACTCCTTCACGCGCGGGTTGCTGGATCACCCGCATTACACGCGGCCGGCGAGTCTTCGCGGCCTGGACGTACCTGCGGTGCTGTTGTCGGGGCACCACGGCGAGATCGACCGCTGGCGACGCCAGCAGGCCCTGCGGCGCACGTACGAACGGCGACCGGACCTGCTGGCAGACGAGGCGCTGACCGACGAAGAGCGACAATGGCTGGCCGCGTGGACGGCTGGCGAGAGGAACGGAGCACAGTCATGA
- the rimM gene encoding ribosome maturation factor RimM (Essential for efficient processing of 16S rRNA) — MERWEDMVLVGRIARPHGLRGDVLIAPETDFPEVRFAEGAALFARRDETLVALEIDRSRVHAGKLLVGFRGLERIEDVEGLGRELRIPESALVPLPEGEYYWYQYVGAPVQTEAGESVGTVVRVEPTGGSGMLVVQRGTDEVQIPLTPSMCPVLRPDLIVVRPPEGLLDLNTRGPKRRAHRHRDHLPRHGAGRPPGGDPGAGGGQRTD; from the coding sequence GTGGAGCGCTGGGAAGACATGGTGCTGGTGGGCCGCATCGCCCGTCCGCACGGGTTGCGCGGCGACGTCCTGATCGCGCCCGAGACCGACTTCCCGGAAGTGCGGTTCGCCGAGGGCGCGGCGCTGTTCGCGCGACGCGACGAGACGCTGGTCGCGCTCGAGATCGATCGATCGAGGGTGCATGCCGGCAAATTGCTCGTCGGCTTTCGGGGACTCGAGCGCATCGAGGACGTCGAGGGACTCGGGCGCGAACTGCGGATCCCGGAGTCGGCGCTCGTGCCGCTGCCCGAGGGCGAGTACTACTGGTACCAGTACGTCGGCGCGCCGGTGCAGACCGAGGCGGGCGAATCGGTGGGGACCGTGGTGCGGGTCGAGCCCACGGGCGGGTCGGGCATGCTGGTGGTGCAGCGCGGGACCGACGAAGTCCAGATCCCGCTCACGCCGTCGATGTGCCCGGTGCTGCGCCCGGATCTGATCGTGGTGCGGCCGCCCGAGGGACTGCTGGACCTGAACACCAGGGGGCCGAAGCGGCGTGCGCATCGACATCGTGACCATCTTCCCCGCCATGGTGCGGGCCGGCCTCCAGGAGGGGATCCTGGGGCGGGCGGTGGGCAACGGACTGATTGA
- a CDS encoding KH domain-containing protein: MGDVRALVQVVARALADDPSQVTVTEGEHRGISVVEVFMAPGELGRLIGRQGRTAQALRTLAQTTAERDGRKVQVEFRDGSPRR, from the coding sequence ATGGGCGACGTCCGCGCACTCGTGCAGGTCGTGGCCCGCGCGTTGGCTGACGACCCCTCGCAGGTGACGGTGACCGAAGGCGAACACCGCGGCATTTCCGTGGTCGAGGTCTTCATGGCACCGGGTGAGCTGGGACGACTCATCGGGCGGCAGGGCCGCACGGCGCAGGCGCTGCGCACGCTGGCGCAGACCACCGCCGAACGCGACGGCCGCAAGGTGCAGGTCGAGTTCCGCGACGGCAGCCCGCGTCGCTGA
- the rpsP gene encoding 30S ribosomal protein S16 has translation MVTIRLRRQGAKKSPFYRIVVIDSANAREGAFVEILGHYNPRKSPETLVVDRERLQYWLSVGAKASDSVRTLVKRAPVPPVVAAAAPAATA, from the coding sequence ATGGTTACCATTCGGCTGCGCCGCCAGGGCGCCAAGAAGTCCCCGTTCTATCGCATCGTGGTGATTGATTCCGCCAACGCGCGTGAAGGTGCGTTCGTGGAAATCCTCGGCCACTACAACCCGCGCAAGTCGCCCGAGACCCTCGTGGTCGACCGTGAACGCCTGCAGTACTGGCTGAGCGTGGGCGCGAAGGCGTCCGACTCGGTCCGTACGCTGGTCAAGCGCGCCCCGGTGCCGCCGGTCGTCGCGGCCGCCGCCCCTGCGGCGACGGCGTAG
- the ffh gene encoding signal recognition particle protein, with protein MFDSLSNRLQDVFANLGREVRLTPETVEIALREIRMALLEADVNFKVVKAFVDKVRDRAVDAEVLKSLSPGQQVVRIVRDEMLALFGDTQGGLPPVSATPRVILMLGLQGSGKTTTTGKLAKWLVKQGKHPIVVSTDVRRPAAIEQLNLVAKQAGVRAHDPAGNLDPVSRASGAMQEARTLGYDTIIVDTAGRLHIDDELMVELEAIKAAVQPTDQLYVADAMTGQDAIKSAGEFNRRVGVTGVVLSKMDGDARGGAALSVVSVVGVPIAFTGSGERLEDLEAFHPDRVVSRVLGMGDVLSLIEKAESVVTQEDAAKLEKKILENDFTLEDFREQLQTIKRMGPLENILGMLPGMGQIKQQMQGKIDDKQMAHVEAIILSMTPRERRNHQLLNGSRRRRIARGSGRSVEEVNRLIKQFLDMKKMMKMMGGLAGGKGGGKLRKQFGMMKAAMQAQRTLR; from the coding sequence ATGTTCGACTCGCTCAGCAACCGCCTCCAGGACGTCTTTGCCAACCTCGGGAGAGAGGTGCGCCTGACGCCGGAGACGGTCGAAATCGCCTTGCGGGAAATCCGCATGGCGCTGCTCGAGGCCGACGTCAATTTCAAGGTCGTCAAGGCGTTTGTCGACAAGGTGCGGGATCGCGCCGTCGATGCTGAGGTGCTCAAGAGCCTGAGCCCCGGTCAGCAGGTGGTCCGCATCGTCCGCGACGAGATGCTGGCGCTGTTCGGCGATACGCAGGGCGGGCTGCCGCCGGTGTCGGCGACACCGCGCGTGATCCTCATGCTCGGCCTGCAGGGCTCGGGCAAGACGACCACCACGGGCAAGCTGGCGAAGTGGTTGGTGAAGCAGGGCAAGCACCCGATCGTGGTCTCCACGGACGTCCGTCGTCCGGCCGCGATCGAGCAGCTGAACCTGGTGGCGAAGCAGGCGGGCGTGCGGGCGCACGACCCGGCGGGTAACCTCGATCCGGTGTCGCGCGCGTCTGGCGCGATGCAGGAGGCAAGGACGCTCGGGTACGACACGATCATCGTCGACACCGCGGGCCGTCTGCACATCGACGACGAGCTGATGGTGGAGCTCGAAGCGATCAAGGCGGCGGTGCAGCCGACCGATCAGCTGTACGTCGCCGACGCGATGACCGGGCAGGACGCGATCAAGAGCGCGGGCGAGTTCAACCGCCGCGTCGGCGTGACCGGCGTCGTGCTCTCGAAGATGGACGGCGATGCGCGCGGTGGCGCGGCGCTGTCGGTGGTGTCGGTGGTCGGCGTGCCGATCGCGTTCACGGGCAGTGGCGAGCGACTCGAGGATCTCGAGGCGTTCCACCCCGATCGCGTCGTGTCGCGCGTGCTGGGCATGGGCGACGTGTTGTCGCTCATCGAGAAGGCCGAGTCGGTCGTCACGCAGGAAGACGCCGCGAAGCTGGAAAAGAAGATTCTCGAGAACGATTTCACGCTCGAGGACTTCCGTGAGCAGCTCCAGACCATCAAGCGGATGGGGCCGCTCGAGAACATCCTCGGGATGCTGCCCGGCATGGGGCAGATCAAGCAGCAGATGCAGGGGAAGATCGACGACAAGCAGATGGCCCACGTCGAGGCCATCATCCTGTCGATGACGCCCCGGGAACGCCGCAACCATCAGCTCCTCAACGGCAGCCGTCGTCGTCGCATCGCGCGCGGCAGCGGCCGGTCGGTGGAGGAAGTCAATCGTCTCATCAAGCAGTTTCTCGACATGAAGAAGATGATGAAGATGATGGGCGGGCTGGCGGGCGGCAAGGGAGGCGGCAAGCTGCGCAAGCAGTTCGGCATGATGAAAGCCGCCATGCAGGCGCAGCGGACGCTGCGGTAG
- a CDS encoding DUF5719 family protein, which translates to MQKRAHMLAGVLARVVVVIGLFPGQATAERILVTHPPLRDPILSPSGRIIAAVVDNRFVPEDVDQAPDLYVYSLDTNSWKRVPRLVLLGAPETYGQGIITLLSLSEDGRYIAYVGVRWLPGVNGEHQDFLARYDLQTGTRHVIRDNAFDPFAQPVMSRDGSTFGWIGANNAVLVGTVGQPPVAIGQACPTTDRICPASVALTAPGDRIAYAVVSGGESTVETFDRATLVRRQYTQIRTSASNTLAMTGSGSQIASIGVKSVVFDVAAERVLASGFLAVSTRPVITDDGAYIKGGFLPPGAAADVFDVRLQSPLFSTPRFPMPANPRVCCLVGLSATGRIGLGNLQHGETALVDLDGDADGLYDPWEEAFGLDSSDPDDVAADDDGDGVINADEFRLRSHPFGRYQRTFAEGVTSTYFDTVLHLFRPRLNGQGIAAPPVITYLGDNGRRLSRPYQPPFWPESGPFEIRPPAELGTGQYSVIVESPWPVAVERITRWGSPVATGAHGTSGATPSTTWYFAEGATIGGFQLFYLLANPGETRATVEVDYLKAAGGLVTRRYDVVAGGRRTVWVNQEGDGLGSAEVAARIRSSRPIVAERAMYLAGPGGFAGGTASMGAPAPATRWLFAEGATGPLFDAFLLLANPSQGQAQAEITFRLPEGQSVTRVATIPPESRVTVWVDQEDRLLADTAFSTVVNSDVPIVAERAMWWRTPSSAGWVEGHTEIGATAGATQWAVAEMPESAFLLIANASSQPGQVLVTYYSEAGGGAGSRTYALPASGRVTAWPAQDNPLLPAARYRAVVESLPMGSKPAVPVVVERAAYSSGLGTGTVYLGTPVP; encoded by the coding sequence ATGCAAAAGCGTGCGCATATGCTTGCGGGTGTCCTCGCGCGTGTCGTCGTGGTGATCGGGCTGTTCCCCGGGCAGGCGACGGCCGAACGAATCCTCGTCACCCACCCGCCCCTCCGCGATCCGATCCTCAGTCCCTCGGGCCGCATCATCGCCGCTGTGGTCGACAATCGGTTCGTACCCGAAGACGTCGATCAGGCGCCCGACCTGTACGTGTACAGCCTCGACACCAACAGCTGGAAGCGCGTCCCTCGGCTTGTGCTCCTGGGCGCGCCAGAGACGTATGGCCAGGGCATCATCACGCTGCTGTCGCTCTCCGAGGACGGCCGCTACATCGCCTACGTCGGTGTACGCTGGCTGCCGGGAGTCAACGGGGAACACCAGGATTTCCTGGCTCGATACGATCTGCAGACCGGCACGCGGCACGTGATCCGCGACAACGCGTTCGACCCTTTCGCGCAGCCGGTCATGAGTCGAGATGGATCGACGTTTGGCTGGATTGGCGCCAACAACGCCGTGCTCGTTGGCACCGTGGGACAGCCGCCCGTGGCAATCGGCCAGGCATGCCCGACGACGGATCGGATCTGTCCGGCGTCGGTGGCGCTGACCGCACCTGGCGACCGCATCGCATATGCCGTCGTGAGCGGCGGTGAGTCCACGGTCGAAACATTCGACAGGGCGACGCTGGTGCGACGGCAGTACACGCAGATACGCACGTCAGCGTCGAACACGCTCGCGATGACCGGATCCGGAAGCCAGATCGCGTCGATTGGAGTCAAGAGCGTGGTGTTCGATGTGGCTGCGGAACGTGTCCTGGCGTCAGGATTCCTCGCCGTAAGCACGAGGCCGGTCATCACCGACGACGGCGCGTACATCAAGGGCGGCTTCTTGCCGCCGGGTGCTGCCGCTGATGTCTTCGATGTGCGTTTGCAGTCGCCGCTGTTCTCGACGCCCCGGTTTCCGATGCCGGCCAACCCTCGTGTCTGTTGCCTCGTCGGCCTGTCAGCCACCGGCCGGATCGGCCTTGGCAACCTGCAGCACGGCGAAACCGCGCTCGTCGATCTCGACGGCGATGCGGACGGCCTGTACGACCCGTGGGAGGAGGCATTCGGCCTCGATTCGAGCGACCCTGACGACGTCGCTGCCGACGACGATGGCGATGGCGTCATCAACGCCGACGAGTTCCGGCTGCGCTCGCATCCATTCGGCCGTTACCAGCGCACCTTTGCCGAGGGCGTGACGAGCACCTACTTCGACACGGTCCTGCACCTGTTCCGGCCACGATTGAATGGGCAGGGCATCGCCGCACCGCCGGTCATCACCTACCTGGGCGACAACGGGCGGCGCCTGTCGCGACCCTACCAGCCGCCGTTCTGGCCCGAATCGGGTCCCTTCGAGATACGGCCCCCGGCGGAGCTGGGGACGGGGCAGTATTCGGTGATCGTCGAAAGCCCCTGGCCGGTTGCCGTCGAGCGGATCACGCGGTGGGGAAGCCCCGTGGCAACGGGTGCGCATGGCACATCCGGCGCGACGCCATCCACCACCTGGTACTTCGCCGAAGGCGCGACCATCGGTGGGTTCCAGTTGTTCTATCTGCTCGCCAATCCGGGTGAGACGCGTGCCACGGTCGAGGTGGACTATCTGAAGGCGGCCGGCGGCCTGGTGACCCGTCGATACGACGTGGTTGCCGGCGGGCGTCGTACCGTCTGGGTCAACCAAGAGGGCGACGGTCTTGGCAGCGCGGAGGTGGCGGCACGGATTCGGTCGTCGCGGCCCATCGTGGCCGAACGCGCGATGTACCTCGCGGGGCCGGGAGGCTTTGCGGGTGGAACCGCCAGCATGGGTGCGCCGGCCCCAGCCACCCGCTGGCTGTTTGCCGAGGGCGCAACCGGGCCGCTGTTTGACGCCTTCCTGCTGCTTGCCAATCCCTCGCAGGGCCAGGCGCAAGCCGAGATCACGTTCCGTTTGCCAGAGGGCCAGTCGGTGACGCGGGTCGCGACCATTCCGCCCGAGTCGCGCGTGACCGTGTGGGTCGATCAGGAAGACCGTCTGCTCGCCGACACGGCGTTTTCGACGGTGGTCAACTCAGACGTTCCCATCGTCGCCGAGCGCGCCATGTGGTGGCGGACTCCCTCCTCGGCCGGTTGGGTCGAGGGGCACACGGAGATTGGCGCGACGGCAGGTGCCACGCAATGGGCCGTGGCCGAGATGCCCGAGAGCGCGTTCCTGCTGATCGCCAACGCTTCCTCCCAGCCCGGCCAGGTACTGGTGACCTACTACAGCGAAGCGGGTGGGGGAGCGGGGAGCCGCACCTACGCCCTGCCAGCCAGCGGTCGCGTTACGGCATGGCCGGCGCAGGACAACCCGTTGCTGCCGGCCGCGCGTTACCGCGCCGTTGTCGAGAGCCTGCCGATGGGTAGCAAGCCGGCGGTGCCCGTGGTGGTGGAGCGCGCGGCGTACTCGTCGGGCCTCGGCACCGGCACCGTGTACCTGGGCACGCCTGTGCCGTAG